The Argiope bruennichi chromosome 9, qqArgBrue1.1, whole genome shotgun sequence genome contains a region encoding:
- the LOC129984283 gene encoding sine oculis-binding protein homolog isoform X3 — MRSNWGLDCGVFSNSPNLPPGCIVCAWCQKVGMKLFTLKTPNGCKAFCSELCFTQCRRASFKKNKICDWCKHVRHTVNYVDFQDGEQQLQFCSDKCLNQYKMNIFCKETQAHLQMHTHLKEAACKMAASGSVNLITPELWLRDCKTNGNALSPHDAIEGIEDITSDGNLSAAPSPSPVLESPVPPPAPLIVKEKKDHKPEQLHIEKERDKPSKKASNKHSPKKHSGESKSHHSKIYREKKTNGHIQANEPLMNSRRSPIQASPPAHLRSSQSTNGTHSLLSPPPVGHIPRRHPHMGLPPRPCPPVPSPMGIGSMDPNRQQPFLPNNVMPPPFQFLAQQQMEAFFRSQHGLDMRSKIPPPLPLPPWGMPTYPHPPPPPHLPPPPLNSKSPSLPHSSPPSRNHHQSQNSSSKNNSHHNKHRHSRHASGHTNSSNGTAHSKTPVHPEIPLPLPPSLPPVTVMVPFPIVLPVPLPIPVPIPIPPDIMKKYAKSKSEKTHSTSEANSFEANSKPEQSSQRKRKDSFEFSKQKKRRKISVNADTTGHASLTHNSEIEMVERHDPSEKYCATAENLSYRLSETPNAGHPNQGSSIAKAPRTDPDVESRSYSPLSEPVSSNEEEYSERSIKNGELDEFSNINFSNFNLNLVRSSPLLLSQAAERHLHIGANDNPDNCNSQSPTNLSMKDKHNLMSSNPVNFKKKHLHDQLSLMT; from the coding sequence attcgccAAATCTTCCCCCAGGATGCATCGTTTGTGCGTGGTGTCAAAAAGTCGGAATGAAACTGTTTACTTTAAAGACACCGAATGGATGTAAGGCATTTTGCAGTGAGCTGTGCTTTACTCAGTGTCGAAGAGCGtcattcaaaaagaataaaatctgtgATTGGTGCAAACATGTCAGACACACTGTAAATTACGTTGATTTCCAAGACGGAGAACAACAGCTGCAATTTTGTAGTGATAAGTGCTTAAATCAatacaaaatgaacattttcTGCAAGGAAACGCAGGCACACCTGCAGATGCACACGCATTTGAAAGAGGCTGCCTGTAAAATGGCTGCCTCAGGTTCTGTGAATTTAATAACTCCAGAATTATGGCTCAGAGACTGCAAAACCAATGGTAATGCCCTTTCACCTCACGACGCAATAGAGGGTATAGAGGACATCACCTCTGATGGTAACTTATCTGCTGCTCCTTCCCCATCTCCGGTTCTTGAATCACCAGTGCCACCACCAGCACCTCTAATTGTGAAAGAAAAGAAGGACCATAAACCAGAACAGCTCCATATTGAGAAAGAAAGAGACAAACCTTCAAAGAAGGCTTCAAATAAGCATTCCCCTAAGAAACATAGTGGAGAATCAAAATCTCACCACTCTAAAATCTATCGAGAAAAGAAAACTAATGGGCATATTCAAGCTAATGAACCTCTAATGAATTCAAGACGTTCTCCAATACAAGCATCACCTCCAGCTCACCTTCGTAGTAGCCAGTCTACGAATGGAACACATTCCCTTCTATCGCCACCTCCTGTTGGACATATACCTCGACGGCATCCTCATATGGGATTGCCCCCTCGGCCCTGTCCTCCGGTGCCATCACCCATGGGAATAGGAAGTATGGATCCTAACAGACAACAACCATTTCTACCGAACAATGTAATGCCGCCTCCATTCCAGTTTCTAGCTCAACAGCAAATGGAGGCATTTTTCAGATCCCAGCATGGATTGGATATGAGATCAAAAATTCCTCCTCCATTACCTTTACCTCCTTGGGGAATGCCAACCTATCCTCATCCACCTCCACCACCACATTTGCCACCCCCACCTTTGAATTCGAAAAGTCCTTCACTGCCCCATTCCTCACCACCTTCTCGAAATCACCACCAAAGTCAGAACTCTTCCTCCAAAAATAACAGTCACCATAATAAACATAGACACAGCAGGCATGCATCTGGACATACCAATAGTAGTAATGGTACTGCTCATTCCAAGACGCCTGTTCACCCAGAAATTCCGCTTCCTCTTCCGCCTTCCCTTCCACCTGTGACTGTCATGGTTCCATTCCCTATTGTGCTGCCTGTACCATTGCCGATTCCAGTACCCATACCTATTCCTCCAgacattatgaaaaaatatgccAAATCGAAATCTGAGAAAACACATTCCACTTCTGAGGCAAACAGCTTCGAAGCAAACTCTAAACCTGAGCAAAGCAGTCAGCGGAAAAGAAAAGATTcctttgaattttcaaaacaaaagaaaagacgAAAAATATCTGTGAATGCTGATACCACAGGACACGCATCATTGACACATAACTCTGAAATCGAGATGGTTGAAAGGCACGATCCATCTGAAAAATACTGTGCCACGGCAGAAAATTTATCTTACAGACTTTCGGAAACTCCAAATGCTGGGCATCCAAACCAAGGTTCATCAATTGCTAAAGCTCCACGAACTGATCCTGATGTAGAATCAAGAAGTTATTCTCCACTCTCGGAACCTGTAAGCAGCAATGAAGAAGAATACAGCGAGAGATCAATAAAAAATGGCGAACTTGATGAATTTTCCAACATAAACTTTTCCAATTTTAATCTCAATCTTGTGCGATCTAGTCCTTTACTTCTATCGCAAGCAGCTGAGAGACATTTGCACATTGGAGCGAATGATAATCCAGATAACTGTAACAGCCAGTCTCCAACTAACTTATCTATGAAAGACAAACATAATTTAATGTCTTCCAACCctgttaatttcaaaaagaaacatttgCATGATCAGTTGAGTTTGATGACGTAA
- the LOC129984283 gene encoding sine oculis-binding protein homolog isoform X2 — protein sequence MVSALSTITKHPGAPDSPNLPPGCIVCAWCQKVGMKLFTLKTPNGCKAFCSELCFTQCRRASFKKNKICDWCKHVRHTVNYVDFQDGEQQLQFCSDKCLNQYKMNIFCKETQAHLQMHTHLKEAACKMAASGSVNLITPELWLRDCKTNGNALSPHDAIEGIEDITSDGNLSAAPSPSPVLESPVPPPAPLIVKEKKDHKPEQLHIEKERDKPSKKASNKHSPKKHSGESKSHHSKIYREKKTNGHIQANEPLMNSRRSPIQASPPAHLRSSQSTNGTHSLLSPPPVGHIPRRHPHMGLPPRPCPPVPSPMGIGSMDPNRQQPFLPNNVMPPPFQFLAQQQMEAFFRSQHGLDMRSKIPPPLPLPPWGMPTYPHPPPPPHLPPPPLNSKSPSLPHSSPPSRNHHQSQNSSSKNNSHHNKHRHSRHASGHTNSSNGTAHSKTPVHPEIPLPLPPSLPPVTVMVPFPIVLPVPLPIPVPIPIPPDIMKKYAKSKSEKTHSTSEANSFEANSKPEQSSQRKRKDSFEFSKQKKRRKISVNADTTGHASLTHNSEIEMVERHDPSEKYCATAENLSYRLSETPNAGHPNQGSSIAKAPRTDPDVESRSYSPLSEPVSSNEEEYSERSIKNGELDEFSNINFSNFNLNLVRSSPLLLSQAAERHLHIGANDNPDNCNSQSPTNLSMKDKHNLMSSNPVNFKKKHLHDQLSLMT from the coding sequence attcgccAAATCTTCCCCCAGGATGCATCGTTTGTGCGTGGTGTCAAAAAGTCGGAATGAAACTGTTTACTTTAAAGACACCGAATGGATGTAAGGCATTTTGCAGTGAGCTGTGCTTTACTCAGTGTCGAAGAGCGtcattcaaaaagaataaaatctgtgATTGGTGCAAACATGTCAGACACACTGTAAATTACGTTGATTTCCAAGACGGAGAACAACAGCTGCAATTTTGTAGTGATAAGTGCTTAAATCAatacaaaatgaacattttcTGCAAGGAAACGCAGGCACACCTGCAGATGCACACGCATTTGAAAGAGGCTGCCTGTAAAATGGCTGCCTCAGGTTCTGTGAATTTAATAACTCCAGAATTATGGCTCAGAGACTGCAAAACCAATGGTAATGCCCTTTCACCTCACGACGCAATAGAGGGTATAGAGGACATCACCTCTGATGGTAACTTATCTGCTGCTCCTTCCCCATCTCCGGTTCTTGAATCACCAGTGCCACCACCAGCACCTCTAATTGTGAAAGAAAAGAAGGACCATAAACCAGAACAGCTCCATATTGAGAAAGAAAGAGACAAACCTTCAAAGAAGGCTTCAAATAAGCATTCCCCTAAGAAACATAGTGGAGAATCAAAATCTCACCACTCTAAAATCTATCGAGAAAAGAAAACTAATGGGCATATTCAAGCTAATGAACCTCTAATGAATTCAAGACGTTCTCCAATACAAGCATCACCTCCAGCTCACCTTCGTAGTAGCCAGTCTACGAATGGAACACATTCCCTTCTATCGCCACCTCCTGTTGGACATATACCTCGACGGCATCCTCATATGGGATTGCCCCCTCGGCCCTGTCCTCCGGTGCCATCACCCATGGGAATAGGAAGTATGGATCCTAACAGACAACAACCATTTCTACCGAACAATGTAATGCCGCCTCCATTCCAGTTTCTAGCTCAACAGCAAATGGAGGCATTTTTCAGATCCCAGCATGGATTGGATATGAGATCAAAAATTCCTCCTCCATTACCTTTACCTCCTTGGGGAATGCCAACCTATCCTCATCCACCTCCACCACCACATTTGCCACCCCCACCTTTGAATTCGAAAAGTCCTTCACTGCCCCATTCCTCACCACCTTCTCGAAATCACCACCAAAGTCAGAACTCTTCCTCCAAAAATAACAGTCACCATAATAAACATAGACACAGCAGGCATGCATCTGGACATACCAATAGTAGTAATGGTACTGCTCATTCCAAGACGCCTGTTCACCCAGAAATTCCGCTTCCTCTTCCGCCTTCCCTTCCACCTGTGACTGTCATGGTTCCATTCCCTATTGTGCTGCCTGTACCATTGCCGATTCCAGTACCCATACCTATTCCTCCAgacattatgaaaaaatatgccAAATCGAAATCTGAGAAAACACATTCCACTTCTGAGGCAAACAGCTTCGAAGCAAACTCTAAACCTGAGCAAAGCAGTCAGCGGAAAAGAAAAGATTcctttgaattttcaaaacaaaagaaaagacgAAAAATATCTGTGAATGCTGATACCACAGGACACGCATCATTGACACATAACTCTGAAATCGAGATGGTTGAAAGGCACGATCCATCTGAAAAATACTGTGCCACGGCAGAAAATTTATCTTACAGACTTTCGGAAACTCCAAATGCTGGGCATCCAAACCAAGGTTCATCAATTGCTAAAGCTCCACGAACTGATCCTGATGTAGAATCAAGAAGTTATTCTCCACTCTCGGAACCTGTAAGCAGCAATGAAGAAGAATACAGCGAGAGATCAATAAAAAATGGCGAACTTGATGAATTTTCCAACATAAACTTTTCCAATTTTAATCTCAATCTTGTGCGATCTAGTCCTTTACTTCTATCGCAAGCAGCTGAGAGACATTTGCACATTGGAGCGAATGATAATCCAGATAACTGTAACAGCCAGTCTCCAACTAACTTATCTATGAAAGACAAACATAATTTAATGTCTTCCAACCctgttaatttcaaaaagaaacatttgCATGATCAGTTGAGTTTGATGACGTAA